DNA sequence from the Heterodontus francisci isolate sHetFra1 chromosome 22, sHetFra1.hap1, whole genome shotgun sequence genome:
GCGGGCCTTCCCCAAGGAATCTGGAGGCGGCGCTTGatgcaggccacaggtaggtcaggatgAGAGGGCCctcgcggggggtgggggcggtagcaagggcagggagctggctctcagcgggcccctcgTTCAGGCATACCACCCGATTACATGctccctccccccccgcctccaaacctgccaccgGGGAGGGTATAAGATTCCTGAATATTAAACACTGAATATTATCCACTCTCACTATCCACTGCAATGGTTTCAGACTTCCCATTATTTAATTGGGGGATATTTCTGTTCACCTAAGACTAGATGTCAGCCAAGTCAGGAAGTcactttgacttggaggggaactttgaggtgatggtgttcgCATACACCGGCTATCCTAAGCCTTCTAGATGGTGAAgttgaggttctgtcaaagttctggtTGAGCAGTATATAAAATCCCTCTCTTTTACTCCCTACGCCTCCCATCTCTCccactctacctctctttcctcccataCAGGGCAGAGTCTTGTGCAGGACCAGACAGGGTGGTAGGTTCCCTTccatgaaggacattagtgaaccagtttgaATTGTATGACAATCTAGCAGCTTTCATGATCACTTTTTCCTCGTGCCAgctccacaaattaccagattcattcagctccagttCACAAcccgcctttgtgtttttgtgggttctttcACGCTCCCTTTTTTCTGTTGTAAATCAATTTCACAGGATATTGGAAGGGGAAGATTTGAAACTGGAAAACTCAAACCGAACATTAGATCAGGATCTGACGGTCTTGTCCAATTTATTGTAACCTGAATATCAAaggattttgaacatggaaggaaaaagcaccgATCGCAGTGGGgaaaaactgtacacgtgttccgtgtgtggacgaggcttcagccgatcatcgggcctgttgaaacacaagtgcagtcacaatGGGGAGGAACCATGTAgatatggggactgtggaaagggatttaataatccagttgagctggaaactcatccacaTAGTCACAACCTGGAGAGGCCATtcccctgctctgtgtgtgggaagggattcactaattcATCTAACctcctgacacaccagcgagttcacactggggaaaggccaTTCATGTGCTCCGAGTGTGGAAAGGGATTTGCTCAGTTATCtgtcctgctgacacaccagcgagttcacaccggggagaggccgttcatctgttccgagtgtgggaagggattcactaattcatccaaccttctgacacaccagcgagttcacactggggagaaaccattcacttgctctgagtgtgggaagggattcactcagttatccaacctgctgacacaccagcgagttcacaccggggagaggccattcacctgctccgactgtgggaagggattcactaattcatcgaacctgctgacacaccagcgagttcacactggggaaaggctgttcacctgctccatctgtgggaagggattcactaattcGTCCAAACTTCTAAGACACCAgcgcgttcacactggggagaggccgttcacctgctccgtgtgtgggaagagattcactaatTCATCCAAACTTctaagacaccagcgagttcacactggggagaggccattcacctgctccatgtgtgggaagggattcactgattcatcagccctgctgacacaccagagggttcacactgatgagagaccttttaaatgtccagactgtgggaattgctataaaagcTCCGAGGAACTaatgtcccatcaacgtgttcacagtgatgagagaccgttcaggtgctctcactgcgggactggATTCAAGCGATCAGGcaacctcactgtacaccagcgcattcacactggggagaggccgttcatctgctccatgtgtgggaagggattcgctcagtcatccaacctactgaaacaccagcgagttcacaagtgacttcaGGGGTTGAATTCTGCTGtttttgctgctgttaatcacattcaGGACTGAAActtgttcattctgacagttggggtttatttcGGTTGATGTTAATAATCCCTTTAACTGGGCTgtagtttaatattctggatatatGTCAAATACATCAGCTTTGCATCCAAGTGTGGGAGTGTTTGAGTCCTTGATTTCTAAGATAAGAGGAGACTGATGTTCTACTACTGACTTCCA
Encoded proteins:
- the LOC137381301 gene encoding zinc finger protein 850-like, with amino-acid sequence MEGKSTDRSGEKLYTCSVCGRGFSRSSGLLKHKCSHNGEEPCRYGDCGKGFNNPVELETHPHSHNLERPFPCSVCGKGFTNSSNLLTHQRVHTGERPFMCSECGKGFAQLSVLLTHQRVHTGERPFICSECGKGFTNSSNLLTHQRVHTGEKPFTCSECGKGFTQLSNLLTHQRVHTGERPFTCSDCGKGFTNSSNLLTHQRVHTGERLFTCSICGKGFTNSSKLLRHQRVHTGERPFTCSVCGKRFTNSSKLLRHQRVHTGERPFTCSMCGKGFTDSSALLTHQRVHTDERPFKCPDCGNCYKSSEELMSHQRVHSDERPFRCSHCGTGFKRSGNLTVHQRIHTGERPFICSMCGKGFAQSSNLLKHQRVHNHTGEKPWKCGEREKEFNYPSGLETHRNHTGENQFTCSVCGKGFSQSSKLLRHQRVHTGERPFTCSVCEKRFADSSALLTHRRLHTGERPFTCSVCGKGFTQSSKLLRHRRLHSGEKPFICSMCGKGFANSSDLLRHQQVHTRERPFTCPECGKGFTCSSALLRHQRVHTGERPFTCSMCGKGFAQSSNLLTHQRVHSDERPFKCPDCGKCYKSSLGLMSHQRVHTDKSLFRCSHCGTGFSKSGQLTVHERSHTGERPFTCSVCGKGFNRSSKLLKHQQRIHK